In a single window of the Anabas testudineus chromosome 19, fAnaTes1.2, whole genome shotgun sequence genome:
- the LOC113156772 gene encoding NHL repeat-containing protein 3 has translation MLLKKRGHACLLASSMASLILLIMVLYGAIGSQQPGSSSLRRDYQLLGRPLYRLDLSWPKNPELFSGDVFAVAVNQYSGVLYVAQRGNNVPKVLVFTTDGDFLMSWNTTTLEMPHGIFLADASSSNPTVWITDVGNGPYGHCIKQYSPSGKLLQVLGTPGKAGSGLNPLQFDQPAEIFVHDSGEMYIVDGDGGLNNRLIKLSKDKEVLWIHAEKGQGLAQFYLPHSVTVDNAQRVWVADKGNKRIQVFNSVTGDWLGTWGSCFNEDAPSSVRMTPDKKYLIVVQLNTNQISVLDAPPVGLIGQCRVVSVIQLADEMKPHLVDLDLKTGALYVAEVGAQQAQKFTPFSLGGSLL, from the exons ATGTTGTTGAAAAAGAGAGGCCACGCGTGTTTGCTAGCCTCCAGCATGGCCTCATTAATCCTGCTCATAATGGTGTTGTACGGGGCCATTGGCTCCCAGCAGCCAGGCAGCTCCAGCCTCAGACGGGACTACCAGCTGCTGGGCAGACCCCTGTACAGACTTGACCTGAGCTGGCCCAAGAATCCAGAGCTCTTCAGTGGGGACGTGTTTGCCGTGGCTGTCAACCAGTATTCCGGTGTGCTGTATGTGGCACAGAGAG GTAACAATGTGCCTAAGGTGCTGGTGTTCACCACAGATGGAGATTTCCTCATGTCCTGGAACACAACCACCTTGGAGATGCCTCATGGGATATTTTTAGCAGATGCATCCTCATCAAACCCAACTGTGTGGATCACAGATGTGGGGAATGGCCCGTACGGCCACTGCATCAAGCAGTACTCCCCATCTGGGAAGCTCCTGCAG GTCCTTGGCACACCAGGGAAGGCAGGCTCTGGGCTGAACCCTCTGCAGTTTGACCAGCCAGCTGAGATCTTTGTCCATGACTCTGGGGAAATGTACATCGTGGACGGTGATGGTGGATTAAACAACCGCCTTATCAAGCTGTCTAAAGATAAGGAGGTGCTGTGGATTCATGCAGAGAAAGGACAAGGCCTAGCTCAGTTCTACCTCCCCCACAGTGTGACAGTGGACAATGCTCAGAGGGTGTGGGTGGCCGACAAGGGCAACAAGAGGATCCAGGTCTTTAACTCTGTCACGGGGGACTGGCTGGGGACATGGGGAAGCTGTTTCAATGAGGACGCACCCTCCTCAGTTCGCATGACCCCAGACAAAAAGTACTTAATTGTTGTCCAGCTCAACACCAATCAGATTTCAGTGCTGGATGCGCCACCAGTGGGTTTGATTGGCCAGTGCAGAGTGGTCAGTGTGATCCAGCTGGCTGATGAAATGAAGCCCCACCTGGTAGACCTGGACCTGAAGACTGGAGCTCTGTATGTAGCTGAGGTTGGAGCCCAACAGGCTCAGAAGTTCACTCCGTTCAGTCTGGGTGGGAGTCTGCTCTAG
- the nrbf2b gene encoding nuclear receptor-binding factor 2b: protein MTVREGQRHISCSINHRTIDSMEVVDSPLNLAHQQCRKAERLLAAGKYEEAISCHGKAADLLTDAMKTTECEQAHLSMELQRDSHIKQQRLIQERWRREARREAIKAHPGPVQPSSGPGLLNQTQSTGQVQPYSSPAGECGGNREREYDTLLYQLQTRQAGGSQPLTPTCPGSKTTKDDKTRLEEQQTTIEGLRRLVDQLMDENQRLVDENSRLRSENARLRSEAAEAADFVERSELWVLPQAGGAMGSAGNQERKSTRKGKEIAIPQLPPLEMPAQEDLCLDDLPPLELPEDIQNELREILDRDKL, encoded by the exons ATGACAGTCCGCGAAGGACAGAGGCACATTTCGTGTAGTATAAACCATCGAACAATCGACTCCATGGAGGTGGTAGACAGCCCGCTCAACCTC GCTCATCAGCAGTGCAGGAAGGCAGAACGTTTGCTAGCAGCTGGAAAGTATGAAGAGGCCATCTCCTGCCATGGAAAAGCAGCAG ATCTTTTAACAGATGCAATGAAGACAACAGAGTGTGAGCAG GCTCATCTGTCCATGGAGCTGCAGAGGGACAGtcacatcaaacagcagagactAATCCAAGAGCGCTGGAGGAGAGAAGCTCGTCGTGAGGCAATAAAGGCCCATCCAGGTCCAGTGCAGCCCTCCAGTGGCCCGGGCCTCCTTAATCAAACCCAGTCCACGGGGCAGGTCCAGCCCTACAGCTCCCCGGCTGGAGAGTGTggtggaaacagagagagagagtatgaCACCTTACTCTACCAGCTTCAGACTAGGCAGGCTGGAGGCAGCCAGCCTTTGACTCCAACTTGCCCTGGATCTAAGACCACCAAAGATGACAAAACCCGCCTTGAAGAGCAACAGACCACCATTGAGGGCTTGCGGCGCCTGGTTGACCAGCTGATGGACGAAAACCAGCGGCTGGTGGACGAGAACAGTCGGCTGCGATCGGAAAATGCCCGGCTGCGCTCTGAGGCGGCCGAGGCAGCAGACTTTGTGGAGCGCTCTGAGCTCTGGGTGCTCCCTCAAGCAGGTGGCGCCATGGGATCAGCAGGCAACCAGGAAAGGAAAAGCACAAGGAAGGGGAAAGAGATTGCAATCCCCCAACTGCCCCCTCTGGAGATGCCTGCTCAGGAAGACCTGTGTCTGGATGACCTTCCTCCTCTGGAGCTGCCAGAGGACATCCAGAATGAACTACGGGAGATACTGGACAGGGATAAACTGTGA